One stretch of Streptomyces sp. 135 DNA includes these proteins:
- a CDS encoding aldehyde dehydrogenase translates to MTELVEHGQLFIGGELVDPLGKDVIDVVSPHTGQVFARVPHAAPADVDRAVATARKAFDRGPWPRMTLDERIEVVTRIKDGFAARHEEIARVISSENGTPYTSSVMVQALAAMMVWDAALTVARDFRYEESRDGVLGKLLVRREPVGVVAAVVPWNVPQFTAAAKLAPALLAGCPVVLKTSPEAPLDAYVLAEIAAAAGLPEGVLSIICADREVSEYLVGHPGVDKVSFTGSVAAGKRVMEVAARNLTRVTLELGGKSAAVILPDADAAAAVAGIVPFAWMINGQACVAQTRILVPRTRYDEFAEAFAAAASALKVGDPMDPATELGPLVAKRQQQRSLDYIRIGQEEGAKILAGGGRPPGLDQGWYVEPTLFGGVDNSMRIAREEIFGPVICLLPYGDADEAVEIANDSDYGLSGSVWTADVERGIDIARRVRTGTYSVNTFSLDMLGPFGGYKNSGLGREFGPEGYGEYFEHKTIHLPAGYEGSGA, encoded by the coding sequence ATGACGGAGCTCGTGGAACACGGACAGCTGTTCATCGGCGGGGAGTTGGTGGACCCGCTCGGCAAGGACGTCATCGACGTCGTCTCCCCGCACACCGGCCAAGTCTTCGCCCGCGTGCCGCACGCCGCCCCCGCCGACGTGGACCGCGCCGTCGCCACCGCGCGCAAGGCGTTCGACCGGGGCCCCTGGCCGCGCATGACCCTGGACGAGCGGATCGAGGTCGTCACCAGGATCAAGGACGGCTTCGCGGCGCGCCACGAGGAGATCGCCCGCGTCATCAGCTCCGAGAACGGCACCCCCTACACCTCCAGCGTGATGGTGCAGGCCCTAGCCGCCATGATGGTGTGGGACGCGGCGCTCACCGTGGCCCGCGACTTCCGCTACGAGGAGAGCCGCGACGGAGTCCTCGGGAAACTGCTCGTGCGGCGCGAGCCGGTCGGCGTCGTCGCGGCCGTCGTGCCCTGGAACGTCCCGCAGTTCACCGCCGCCGCCAAGCTCGCCCCCGCGCTGCTCGCCGGCTGCCCGGTGGTCCTGAAGACCTCGCCGGAGGCGCCGCTCGACGCGTACGTCCTCGCGGAGATCGCCGCGGCGGCGGGCCTGCCGGAGGGCGTGCTCTCGATCATCTGCGCCGACCGCGAGGTCAGCGAGTACCTCGTCGGGCACCCCGGCGTCGACAAGGTCTCCTTCACCGGGTCCGTCGCCGCGGGCAAGCGCGTCATGGAGGTCGCCGCCCGCAACCTCACCCGCGTCACCCTGGAGCTCGGCGGCAAGTCGGCCGCCGTGATCCTCCCCGACGCCGACGCGGCGGCCGCCGTCGCCGGCATCGTGCCGTTCGCCTGGATGATCAACGGCCAGGCGTGCGTGGCCCAGACCCGCATCCTCGTGCCGCGCACCCGCTACGACGAGTTCGCCGAGGCCTTCGCCGCCGCGGCGTCCGCGCTCAAGGTCGGCGACCCGATGGACCCCGCCACGGAACTCGGCCCGCTCGTCGCGAAGCGGCAGCAGCAGCGCTCCCTCGACTACATCCGGATCGGCCAGGAGGAGGGCGCCAAGATCCTCGCGGGCGGCGGCCGGCCGCCCGGACTCGACCAGGGCTGGTACGTCGAGCCGACCCTCTTCGGCGGCGTCGACAACTCCATGCGCATCGCCCGCGAGGAGATCTTCGGCCCCGTCATCTGCCTGCTTCCGTACGGCGACGCGGACGAGGCCGTCGAGATCGCCAACGACTCCGACTACGGCCTGAGCGGCAGCGTGTGGACCGCCGACGTCGAGCGCGGCATCGACATCGCCCGGCGGGTGCGCACGGGAACGTACTCGGTGAACACCTTCAGCCTCGACATGCTCGGCCCCTTCGGCGGCTACAAGAACTCCGGTCTGGGGCGCGAGTTCGGGCCCGAGGGGTACGGCGAGTACTTCGAGCACAAGACGATCCATCTGCCCGCCGGCTATGAGGGGAGTGGCGCCT